One window from the genome of Candidatus Spechtbacterales bacterium encodes:
- the tmk gene encoding dTMP kinase — translation MENKKGKFIVVEGIDGSGSTTQAAKMHQFLQSHQLKSHLTKEPTNYLIGGLIRSWLTGDWSSSPMCLQLLFTADRAHHLEKEVIPMLEKGINVISDRYFYSTVAYGSLDIPDADWLYEINKHFLKPDLVLYLRVGAVEAMERMAASRNGFELFEKEKQLREVIKHYEEFTNRFDYVMPVDGTQEEAKVFENIKSILHKTLNIE, via the coding sequence ATGGAAAACAAAAAAGGAAAATTTATAGTAGTAGAAGGAATAGATGGTTCAGGTTCTACAACGCAGGCCGCAAAAATGCATCAGTTTTTGCAATCCCATCAACTCAAAAGCCATCTTACAAAAGAGCCGACAAATTATCTTATTGGTGGCTTAATACGCAGTTGGCTTACAGGTGACTGGTCTTCTTCTCCAATGTGCCTTCAGCTTTTATTTACCGCCGACCGCGCCCACCACTTGGAAAAGGAGGTAATACCTATGCTGGAGAAGGGTATAAATGTAATTTCAGACAGGTATTTTTATTCAACAGTAGCTTATGGCTCTCTTGATATTCCCGATGCTGATTGGCTATATGAGATAAACAAGCATTTCCTTAAACCGGACTTGGTTTTGTATTTGCGCGTTGGCGCTGTTGAGGCTATGGAGCGCATGGCTGCAAGCAGGAACGGCTTTGAACTTTTTGAAAAAGAAAAACAGCTGCGCGAAGTTATAAAGCACTACGAAGAATTTACAAATAGGTTTGATTATGTAATGCCTGTGGACGGCACCCAGGAGGAGGCAAAGGTTTTTGAAAACATAAAAAGCATACTTCATAAAACCTTAAATATAGAATAG
- the thyX gene encoding FAD-dependent thymidylate synthase, producing MKEVPQRIEGTEEGALTLRPGSEGAEKWLYRPIKCLDHGFVYLVDYMGNDDAVTEAARVSYGKGTEKISNNKGLIRYLRRHDHTTPSEMVEFKFHCKMPIFVARQWIRHRTASVNEYSGRYSIMSNEFYMPDANFFAKQSTGNKQGRGEELTPEQKARVSELLKEDYERSYAHYEEFISEDFDLARELARVGLSVANYTQWYWKIDLHNLMHFLRLRMDSHAQYEIRVFANAMARIVEDAVPVSFGAFKDYQLNATKLTGPEKEIIATNSWPMDRETVAQIVFERLNNKRETNEFLEKLSELNLLK from the coding sequence ATGAAGGAAGTACCCCAAAGAATAGAAGGCACCGAAGAAGGTGCTTTAACTTTGCGCCCTGGTAGCGAGGGCGCCGAGAAATGGCTTTACCGGCCTATTAAGTGCTTGGATCATGGATTTGTATACCTGGTTGACTATATGGGCAATGACGATGCCGTAACCGAGGCAGCACGAGTATCTTATGGAAAAGGTACAGAGAAGATCAGCAATAACAAAGGGCTTATTAGATATTTGCGTCGGCATGATCATACGACGCCTTCAGAAATGGTTGAATTCAAGTTCCATTGCAAGATGCCAATTTTTGTCGCTCGCCAGTGGATACGCCATCGTACCGCTAGCGTGAATGAATATTCGGGAAGATATTCAATTATGTCGAATGAATTCTATATGCCTGATGCCAATTTCTTTGCAAAGCAGTCAACAGGCAACAAGCAGGGCAGAGGGGAAGAATTGACCCCTGAACAGAAGGCGCGCGTGTCGGAGCTTTTAAAAGAGGATTATGAAAGAAGCTACGCGCACTACGAGGAATTTATTAGCGAAGATTTTGACCTTGCGCGCGAGCTTGCACGCGTAGGCCTTTCTGTTGCTAATTATACGCAATGGTATTGGAAAATAGATTTGCACAATTTAATGCATTTTTTGCGCCTGCGCATGGATTCGCATGCTCAGTATGAAATAAGAGTATTTGCAAACGCTATGGCAAGAATTGTGGAAGATGCCGTTCCTGTTTCCTTTGGTGCGTTTAAGGATTATCAGTTAAACGCGACCAAACTTACGGGTCCCGAGAAAGAAATAATTGCTACAAACAGTTGGCCTATGGATAGGGAAACAGTTGCTCAGATCGTTTTTGAGCGTCTTAATAATAAGCGTGAGACAAATGAATTTCTTGAGAAACTCTCCGAACTTAACCTCCTTAAGTAA